The following proteins are co-located in the Phocoena phocoena chromosome 1, mPhoPho1.1, whole genome shotgun sequence genome:
- the C1H1orf56 gene encoding LOW QUALITY PROTEIN: protein MENT (The sequence of the model RefSeq protein was modified relative to this genomic sequence to represent the inferred CDS: inserted 3 bases in 2 codons; substituted 1 base at 1 genomic stop codon), producing MVPAAGALLWALLLSLAPRAGGVEGLTSTXRDSXRFGGPMTRSYRTTARSTRSVVSQKMRVXMEDEDDVVAVADSLAGPAAAELLTSTVSTGSRSRLSAKEDGSLEERVVIYARKNNTELETRNTTSSTPGGPSPGFTANDQDSEIRMSSSQRPSAWKANVDQLLSDTTLNQWSTARSTPNQWPPPLPTAMPAPEDLRLVPMPWGPWHCHCKSGTMSRTWAGKPRGLSGRLRVGALSQPHTEHRPCTYHQCPCNRKREECPLDAGLCPDTSCTTQTTTRATTTTLPLLVSRLRPTPFIPSLRPNPDLAFWKRVRTGLEDIWNSLSTVFTEMQPINRNRR from the exons ATGGTCCCCGCTGCTGGCGCGCTGCTCTGGGCCCTGCTGCTGAGTCTGGCGCCCCGGGCGGGGGGGGTCGAAGGCCTGACTTCGAC GCGGGACAGTTAACGCTTCGGGGGCCCTATGACCCGCAGCTACCGGACCACCGCCCGGAGCACCCGGAGCGTTGTTTCCCAGAAAATGAGGG ACATGGAGGATGAGGATGACGTCGTGGCCGTGGCCGACAGCCTGGCAGGCCCGGCCGCTGCCGAGCTCTTGACCTCCACGGTGTCCACAGGTAGCAGGTCGCGATTGTCGGCGAAGGAGGATGGGTCTTTGGAAGAGAGGGTTGTGATTTACGCTAGAAAGAATAACACCGAGTTGGAGACTCGCAATACGACTTCCAGTACACCTGGGGGGCCTAGCCCAGGGTTTACAGCGAATGACCAGGATTCCGAAATCAGGATGAGTTCAAGCCAGCGGCCCTCCGCCTGGAAGGCTAATGTGGACCAGCTGCTCTCTGACACTACCCTGAACCAGTGGTCAACAGCACGGTCCACCCCAAACCAGTGGCCACCACCCTTGCCCACAGCCATGCCAGCTCCCGAGGATCTGCGACTGGTGCCAATGCCCTGGGGCCCATGGCACTGCCACTGCAAGTCTGGCACCATGAGCCGGACCTGGGCCGGGAAACCGCGTGGCCTTTCGGGGCGCCTGCGAGTTGGGGCGCTGAGCCAACCCCACACTGAGCACCGGCCTTGCACCTACCACCAATGCCCCTGCAACCGCAAGCGGGAGGAGTGCCCCCTCGATGCAGGTCTCTGTCCTGACACCAGCTGCACCACTCAGACCACCACCAGGGCCACCACCACTACTCTTCCCCTACTAGTCAGCCGACTCAGACCCACCCCCTTCATCCCCAGTCTCAGGCCCAACCCAGACCTTGCTTTTTGGAAAAGGGTCAGGACTGGGCTGGAGGATATTTGGAACAGCCTGTCTACAGTGTTCACAGAGATGCAACCA ATAAACAGAAATCGGAGGTAA
- the CDC42SE1 gene encoding CDC42 small effector protein 1: MSEFWHKLGCCVVEKPQPKKKRRRIDRTMIGEPMNFVHLTHIGSGEMGAGDGLAMTGAVQEQMRSKGNRDRPWSNSRGL, encoded by the exons ATGAGTGAATTTTGGCACAAACTGGGCTGCTGCGTGGTAGAGAAACCCCAGCCG aagaagaagaggagacgGATTGACCGGACCATGATTGGGGAACCAATGAATTTTGTCCACCTGACTCACATTGGCTCTGGGGAGATGGGTGCTGGAGATGGACTTGCCATG ACAGGTGCGGTTCAGGAGCAGATGAGATCCAAGGGAAACCGAGACAGACCGTGGAGCAATTCTAGGGGCTTGTAG